The Hyalangium gracile genomic sequence GATCTCCTCCGCTCGCGAGCGGATACGCTCCAGCATCTCCTCCGGCGGCCTGGAGTCCAGCTGGATCTTGCAGCACGCCGCCTGGGCGCCCTCGAAGATGGTGTTCTCGATCTCCTGGGCGTTGATGCCCGCCTGGCGCACGGCGTCCAGCACGTTGGCCAGCACGCCCACCCGATCGTGGTGGCGCACGATGAGCTGGTAGCGCGCCGGCGTCCTCCCCGCGATGTTCACGCAGTTGGGCACCACGCCCTCGTTGAGGAACCTGTCGACGAGCCGCACCGTCTCCCGCGCGATGGCGTCCTGCGCCTGCTCCGTGGAGGCGCCGATGTGGTGCGTGCCGTAGACGTGGGGCAGCTTGCCCAGCTCGCTGTGGAAGGTGGCCTCGCCGCCCTTGGGCTCGTCCGGGAACACGTCCGTGGCCACGGAGATGCGCCCCCGGCGGGCCTCCTCGAGCAGCGCCTCGTTGTCCACCACGTCCGCGCGGCTCGTGTTGATGAACAGGGCCCCGTCCGGCAGCGCCGCCAGCACCTGCCGGGAGATCAGCCCCTTCGTCTCGGACGAGGCGGGCACGTGCACGCTCAGCACGTCGCTCTGGCGGGCCAGGGCCAGCAGGCTCTCCGCCCGCTCGATGCCCAGCGCCTTCGCCCGCTCGGGGGTGAAGGAGCGCGAGTAACCCACCACCCGCATCCCGAAGCTCAGCGCCCGCTCGGCCACCGCCGCGCCGATGGCGCCCAGGCCCACGATGCCCAGCGTGCGCCCATAGAGGCCCCGCGCCTGGGAGAAGCGCTTCTTGTTCCACACGCCCTGGCGCAGCGAGGCCACGTTGTCCGGGATGTGGCGATCCACCGCCAGCATCAGCCCGAACGTCAGCTCCGCCACCGCGATGGCGTTCTGCCCGGGGCAGTTGGCCACGAACACGCCGTGGGCGCTGGCCGCCTTCACGTCGATGGTGTTCACCCCGGCCCCCGCGCGGATGACCAGGGACAGCCCCCTGGCCACCTCGAACACCCTGGCGGGCACCTCCGTGCTGCGCACCACCAGGATGGAGACGTCCCTGGCGGCCTCCGCCAGCGCGTCGCCCTTGAGCCCGGGCCGGAAGTCGACGGTCAGCCCCAACCCCCGCAGGGAATCGAGGTGGACCTTGGGAAACTCGTCGGCGACCAGGACGCGCATCGAGACACCTCCAGTGGGGACCCGCCGGGCAAGCTAGCCCACTCCCCAGGTCGTCCAGCCCGGTTTATCAGCTGGGATTTCCGGGACGTTCAGAGGCTCGCACTTCCAGGGTTCGACGCGGTGCGACGTGCCGCGACGCGTAGGGCGCTCGCGCATCGGAAGGGCACCATGCCTTCTGGCTTCTCCTGGTCCGAGCTCGATGTCGACTCCTCCCGTGTCCTGGTCGTGAACGAGGCGCCCCTGCCCTCCGGGCGGGACTTCGTCCTCTACTGGTGCATGGTGAACCATCGCGCGGACGAGAACCCCGCGCTCGACGCGGCCATCGCCCTGGGCAACCACCTGAGCCTGCCCGTCGTCGTCTACCAGGCCCTGCGTCCGGACTACCCGCATGCCTCGGACCGGCTCCACGCCTTCGCCCTGGAGGGCCTGGCGGAGCTGCCAGCCGCCTGTGCCCGCCACGGGCTGCCGTACTGGCTCGAGCTGCCTCGCAGCCCCCGGGAGCACCGCCCCCGCCTGGCCGAGCTGGGAAAGCGCGCCGCGGCCATCGTCTCGGACTTGTTCCCCGCCTTCATCATCCCCGGCCACCTGCGCGGCGCGGCGAAGGCGCTGGACGTGCCGCTGTTCGCCGTGGACGCCTCCTGCGTGGTGCCCATGCAGCGCATCACCGAGCCCCAGCTCGGCGCGTACACCCTGCGACCCAAGCTCCGGAAGCTGTGGCCGGAGTACCTGGGCCGCTCCTTCTCCCCTCGCCCGCTGAAGGCCACCCGCGCCGCGAAACAGCTCTCTCCGGACTTCGCCCTCTCGGACGCGAAGGCCCTGCGCAAGGCGCTCGACACCTTCCAGATCGATCACTCGGTGCCCCCCGTGCCCGACGTGCGCGGAGGGCGGGCCGCGGCGCTGAAGACGCTCCAGGCCTTCATCGAGACGCGCCTGGAGGGCTACGACACCGAGCGGAACGATCCCGGCAGGGACCAGCAGTCCGGCCTGTCCCCCTACTTCCACTGGGGCCACCTGTTCCCCGGGGAGGCCGCCCGCACCGTGCTGAAGGCCGGCGGCGAGAAGCACCCGGGCATGCAGTCCTTCCTGGAGGAGCTGCTCGTGCGCCGCGAGCTGGCCTTCAACTACTGCACCCA encodes the following:
- a CDS encoding 3-phosphoglycerate dehydrogenase family protein, yielding MRVLVADEFPKVHLDSLRGLGLTVDFRPGLKGDALAEAARDVSILVVRSTEVPARVFEVARGLSLVIRAGAGVNTIDVKAASAHGVFVANCPGQNAIAVAELTFGLMLAVDRHIPDNVASLRQGVWNKKRFSQARGLYGRTLGIVGLGAIGAAVAERALSFGMRVVGYSRSFTPERAKALGIERAESLLALARQSDVLSVHVPASSETKGLISRQVLAALPDGALFINTSRADVVDNEALLEEARRGRISVATDVFPDEPKGGEATFHSELGKLPHVYGTHHIGASTEQAQDAIARETVRLVDRFLNEGVVPNCVNIAGRTPARYQLIVRHHDRVGVLANVLDAVRQAGINAQEIENTIFEGAQAACCKIQLDSRPPEEMLERIRSRAEEIIFVDLVELRA
- a CDS encoding deoxyribodipyrimidine photo-lyase: MPSGFSWSELDVDSSRVLVVNEAPLPSGRDFVLYWCMVNHRADENPALDAAIALGNHLSLPVVVYQALRPDYPHASDRLHAFALEGLAELPAACARHGLPYWLELPRSPREHRPRLAELGKRAAAIVSDLFPAFIIPGHLRGAAKALDVPLFAVDASCVVPMQRITEPQLGAYTLRPKLRKLWPEYLGRSFSPRPLKATRAAKQLSPDFALSDAKALRKALDTFQIDHSVPPVPDVRGGRAAALKTLQAFIETRLEGYDTERNDPGRDQQSGLSPYFHWGHLFPGEAARTVLKAGGEKHPGMQSFLEELLVRRELAFNYCTHTAVPRQLSVESLPRWARESLETHRKDKREHLYSLEELDGARTGDGLWNASQRELRERGRIHNYLRMLWGKKILEWSPTPAEALQRMAHLNDRYALDGRDPASVANFMWVLGLHDRPFQERKVLGKVRPMSSLRTAEKFDLGPYLERWARPGDAPVKLPRRRNPKK